The genomic segment TGAGAATAAGCTGCTGACCAGATTGCATCAGATTCCAGTTATGAAGGTCCGTATGGCAAAGTTTCATTTTCATCTCACTGCCTCGCAATTCGTCTCCAATCACCTCCAACTGATTCATGCGGTCAGCCAGTACGTTTACAAAAGGTTTGACGATTTCATTCACATCGTCCGGCAGACGGTGGATATCTTCGTTCAGCATTTCTCGAAACTGCTCGGCAAATGGGATGCGGAAGTCTTCCTTGATTGCAGCCGTACTGACCGGGATTTCTTCCCCGTACAAATGCAACTCCGCTATGATTTCTGCTAGCTGGCGAACTTGCAACGAGTGTAACGCTTGGTTCCCAATGGTTTTCCCCTCAATATAGGCAAACAGCTGATAGATGCCCATGTCGTCTTCATGTTTATACGCGGCGTTTCTTGTCAGCAGCGGAACTGGAAGTTTGCCTTGCAGTCTGGTCTGGCGTGATAGCCACTGGATAATGGGAACATACTTATCGATCAGCGCTGTCCACTTGGGCGTAGATGCTCTGCTTTTTTCATAGACCTTCAAGAAATAGCAATGCTGGTCGCTGATGACTTTATAAGCAAGCGCCGACCATCCTCCTTGCTGAGGGGTCACATCAACAGCGTCTATATCATAATGGTGTCTCACTATGTTTTTTAAATGATCCATGGGATACTCCTTTCCAACTCCCTATATATACGAGGTAAATTACCACCAACATACAAAAAATTGCCTTGCCCCACAAGAGGAGCAAGACAATTTCTAATAGTACGACAAATATTTCGTGTCACAAAATATTTTAGTGATTATTGCACACCAATTGCATCATACGCATCTTTTACAGATTCTACTTGTTGGGAATTAGCACCGAAAAGGACTGTTGCGGATTGAATAGCTGCTTGTCGCATAGCGGAGAAATTAGAGTTTGGATTGAGGTAGTTTGTTAGAGCGTAGTAGTAGATTTTTGCTGTGTCATTGCGACCAATGCCTGTAACCGTTACACCGTGGTGTGAACCACCCTCTGCGAGGAGATATGCCGCTTTGTTATTGATACCGCTGTTGATGTGTACGCCTCCATTGTCATTTGGACCTGTGTATCGATCGCTGTAGTGGTCAGGATCGCCAGCCACTGTCGGATCTTCGAGAGAGCGCAGTGCATCTCCAGGTGTTCCTGGCGTGTATACATCTTCACCCATCAGCCAATCATCGTTGTCAATCATTGCCCCGAAGATGTCAGAGATAGATTCATTTAACGCACCCGATTCGTTTTGATAGATCAGATTCGCTGTTTTTTCTGTAACGGCATGTGTTAATTCATGTGCGACAACATCCAAGCCAGCGGACAATGGGCGGAATACGCTTCCATCTCCATCCCCGTATACCATTTGTACGCCGTTCCAGAATGCGTTGTTGTAGTTGCTACCGTAATGGACAGTGGAGATCATTTTCGCACCATTGTTATCGTAGCTGTTGCGGTTATGTTCGTTTTTGTAGTAATCGTAAGTTGCCTGTGCATAGGCATGCGCGTCAACAAGTGCTCCATCTGTCCACTTGTTATCGGTATCAGAGCCAAGAGTGCCTGGGA from the Brevibacillus brevis genome contains:
- a CDS encoding aminoglycoside phosphotransferase family protein, whose product is MDHLKNIVRHHYDIDAVDVTPQQGGWSALAYKVISDQHCYFLKVYEKSRASTPKWTALIDKYVPIIQWLSRQTRLQGKLPVPLLTRNAAYKHEDDMGIYQLFAYIEGKTIGNQALHSLQVRQLAEIIAELHLYGEEIPVSTAAIKEDFRIPFAEQFREMLNEDIHRLPDDVNEIVKPFVNVLADRMNQLEVIGDELRGSEMKMKLCHTDLHNWNLMQSGQQLILIDWEGLKLAPVEADLMFLVEEPFFEEFMAIYRKTHTNYVINRQALEFYQIRRALEDICELLEQLLFDEQEAGDRVETIGHLKGELRKIDRRII